In one window of Thermodesulfobacteriota bacterium DNA:
- a CDS encoding protein-glutamate O-methyltransferase: MELTSAGGLKRLSEGDFQRLSAFIQQELGIKMPPAKKALLESRLQKRLRALGCKTFAEYCDTLFGPGGMARELVFMLDLVTTNKTDFFRESHHFDLLIQSILPALVRESGRRVSLWSAGCSTGEEPYTLSMVLSEFASSHPGLGFDFDIMATDISTRVLEMACKGIYKEERLAPVPEGFRRRYFLRSRDRSSGLVRVAPEVRERVRFSRLNLMEDEFPIESPLDIIFCRNVIIYFSKETQERLMWKFCSYLKPGGYLFLGHSETLSGLGLPLKKVAASVYMKC; the protein is encoded by the coding sequence ATGGAACTAACGTCCGCAGGGGGCCTCAAGAGGCTTTCAGAAGGCGACTTCCAGAGGCTGAGCGCGTTCATCCAGCAGGAGCTCGGGATCAAGATGCCGCCGGCGAAAAAGGCGCTCCTCGAGTCCAGGCTCCAGAAGCGCCTCCGCGCGCTCGGGTGCAAGACCTTCGCCGAGTACTGCGACACGCTTTTCGGCCCGGGCGGCATGGCGCGCGAGCTGGTCTTCATGCTCGACCTGGTAACGACGAACAAGACCGATTTCTTCAGGGAGTCCCATCATTTCGACCTGCTCATCCAGAGCATACTCCCTGCATTGGTCCGCGAGTCGGGCCGCCGCGTCTCGCTCTGGAGCGCCGGCTGCTCGACGGGCGAGGAGCCGTACACTCTTTCAATGGTCCTGAGCGAGTTCGCGTCAAGCCATCCGGGGCTCGGTTTCGATTTCGACATAATGGCTACCGACATCTCCACGCGCGTGCTTGAGATGGCCTGCAAGGGTATTTACAAGGAAGAGAGGCTCGCGCCGGTGCCGGAAGGCTTCAGGAGGCGCTACTTCCTGAGGAGCAGGGACAGGTCCTCGGGCCTCGTCCGGGTCGCGCCGGAGGTGCGGGAAAGAGTCAGGTTCTCGAGGCTTAACCTCATGGAAGATGAGTTCCCGATCGAAAGCCCGCTCGACATAATCTTCTGCAGGAACGTGATCATCTATTTCAGCAAGGAGACCCAGGAGCGGCTGATGTGGAAGTTTTGCAGTTACCTCAAGCCGGGCGGGTATCTCTTCCTCGGCCATTCCGAGACCCTGAGCGGCCTCGGGCTTCCGCTAAAGAAAGTGGCCGCGTCCGTCTACATGAAGTGCTGA
- a CDS encoding tyrosine-type recombinase/integrase yields the protein MNGLKRLIEDFGSYLAVERNSSPNTRLGYLRDLEQFRSFLAEDGKFGEDPDVSLIDEAAVVSFVYSLYVRRKKVSIARKLSSIRSFFRYLIRKGLAARNPAGNVPTPKTEKYLPTVLTVDEASALVESPVTEDGGKTARRDLAVLELLYSSGIRLSELTGLDLDDIDLDAGTMRVLGKGGKERIAYIGSKARDALMAYLDERGMGKGPLFTGKGRSGRISQRTVERLLKLYVLRSGIMKDPTPHSLRHSFATHLLDAGADLRSIQEMLGHSKLSTTQRYTKVGMAALMEAYDKAHPRARKT from the coding sequence GTGAACGGGCTTAAGCGGCTCATAGAGGACTTCGGGAGCTACCTGGCCGTTGAGAGGAACTCATCGCCGAATACCCGGCTGGGGTATCTGAGGGACCTCGAGCAGTTCCGTTCCTTTTTGGCCGAAGACGGGAAGTTCGGTGAAGACCCCGACGTATCCCTGATAGACGAGGCTGCCGTCGTCTCTTTCGTCTACTCGCTCTACGTACGCCGGAAGAAGGTCTCCATAGCCAGGAAGCTCTCTTCCATAAGGTCGTTTTTCAGGTATCTTATAAGAAAGGGGCTCGCGGCCAGGAACCCTGCCGGGAACGTGCCGACCCCGAAGACGGAAAAGTACCTCCCCACTGTACTTACTGTCGATGAGGCCTCGGCCCTTGTTGAATCGCCAGTAACGGAAGACGGCGGAAAGACGGCGCGGCGCGACCTTGCGGTCCTTGAGCTCCTTTATTCCTCGGGCATACGCCTGAGCGAGCTTACCGGCCTTGACCTTGACGATATCGACCTTGATGCCGGGACCATGCGGGTGCTCGGTAAGGGCGGCAAGGAGCGGATAGCCTATATAGGCTCAAAGGCAAGGGACGCTCTCATGGCTTACCTGGATGAGAGGGGCATGGGGAAAGGCCCGCTCTTTACGGGCAAGGGCAGGAGCGGGCGGATTTCCCAGAGGACCGTAGAGAGGCTTTTGAAGCTCTACGTCCTTCGTAGCGGCATAATGAAGGACCCCACCCCGCACTCGCTCAGGCACTCGTTCGCTACGCACCTTCTGGACGCCGGGGCCGACCTCCGGTCGATACAGGAGATGCTGGGGCACTCGAAGCTCTCTACGACTCAAAGATACACCAAAGTCGGCATGGCCGCCCTCATGGAGGCATACGACAAGGCCCACCCAAGGGCCAGGAAGACATAA
- a CDS encoding chemotaxis protein CheW, with protein sequence MSAAEAVSENMQYLTFRLEDEVFALDITQVREVLDFTTVTKVPRTPDFMRGVINLRGSVVPVVDMRLKFGMSRTEQTVNTCIIIVEISLDGEKLVIGALADSVQEVIEIEPGQIEPPPRIGTRLNTDFIKGMGKRDEQFIIILDIDRIFSSSELAVISGEPAAESA encoded by the coding sequence ATGAGCGCAGCCGAAGCCGTATCTGAAAACATGCAGTACCTTACGTTCAGGCTCGAGGACGAGGTTTTCGCCCTGGACATAACGCAGGTGAGGGAGGTGCTCGATTTTACCACGGTCACCAAGGTGCCGAGGACGCCGGACTTCATGAGGGGGGTGATAAACCTCCGGGGAAGCGTCGTGCCGGTTGTGGACATGCGCCTTAAGTTCGGCATGAGCCGCACGGAGCAGACGGTCAACACCTGCATAATAATCGTGGAGATAAGCCTCGATGGCGAGAAACTCGTCATCGGGGCGCTCGCGGACTCCGTGCAGGAGGTCATAGAGATAGAGCCCGGGCAGATAGAGCCCCCGCCGCGCATAGGAACGAGGCTCAATACCGATTTCATAAAAGGCATGGGCAAAAGGGACGAGCAGTTCATAATCATCCTGGACATCGACAGGATATTCTCTTCCAGCGAGCTCGCTGTAATAAGCGGCGAACCCGCTGCCGAGAGCGCGTGA
- a CDS encoding HAMP domain-containing sensor histidine kinase, translating to MHDFSDRELLAVIEERLEAKDRAYAELVKLTGKLEELNRKLIESEEVKSSFLSNIRNEINNPLTSVLTMSEVLMSGGELPDNDTLKSIIGMIHKESFSLNFQLRNIFAAAELEAGEAVPGFSRVDMDSILKDAVSSLGHRASEKKITVGLDVQAGLAEKAFRTDAEKVHRVVTNLLANAIEFSPEGGDISIAASAEDGWLRVSVRDRGQGIDPDDFKLMFERFKQLDSGASKQHLGHGLGLSIVKATVDLLGGDISVESSPGKGALFTVSVPEADMDVSTGDISMDGAEFFTQPETRRF from the coding sequence ATGCATGACTTTTCGGACCGGGAACTCCTGGCCGTAATCGAAGAAAGGCTTGAGGCGAAGGACAGGGCCTACGCGGAGCTCGTCAAGCTTACGGGCAAGCTCGAGGAGCTCAACAGGAAGCTCATCGAGTCGGAGGAGGTCAAATCCAGCTTCCTTTCGAACATAAGGAACGAGATCAACAACCCGCTCACCTCTGTCCTCACCATGTCGGAGGTGCTCATGTCGGGCGGCGAGCTGCCGGACAACGACACCCTGAAATCCATAATAGGGATGATACACAAGGAGTCCTTCAGCCTCAATTTCCAGCTCCGGAACATCTTCGCCGCCGCCGAGCTCGAGGCCGGCGAGGCGGTGCCCGGGTTTTCAAGAGTGGACATGGACTCGATACTCAAGGACGCGGTCTCTTCCCTGGGCCACAGGGCGTCGGAAAAGAAGATAACGGTCGGACTTGACGTCCAGGCCGGGCTTGCCGAGAAGGCCTTCCGGACCGATGCGGAAAAGGTGCACAGGGTAGTCACCAACCTCCTGGCCAATGCCATCGAGTTCAGCCCCGAGGGGGGGGACATCTCAATTGCAGCCTCTGCCGAAGACGGGTGGCTCAGGGTGTCGGTAAGGGACCGCGGCCAGGGCATAGACCCCGATGATTTCAAACTGATGTTCGAGAGGTTCAAGCAGCTTGACAGCGGCGCCTCGAAGCAGCACCTGGGGCACGGCCTGGGCCTTTCGATAGTAAAAGCCACCGTGGACCTCCTGGGGGGGGACATATCTGTAGAGAGCAGCCCGGGGAAAGGCGCGCTCTTCACGGTGTCGGTCCCGGAGGCCGACATGGACGTTTCCACAGGCGACATCTCGATGGACGGCGCCGAGTTCTTCACCCAACCAGAGACCAGAAGGTTCTGA
- the cutA gene encoding divalent-cation tolerance protein CutA, whose translation MDGHIVVFTTAQNQDAALQIADAVVSEGLAACCNMLPGIRSVYMWKGEMYDEEEVLCIMKTRRALFDALKARILELHGYEVPEVIAIDIKGGHSDYLKWIDQVTAG comes from the coding sequence ATGGACGGGCATATAGTCGTCTTCACGACCGCGCAGAACCAGGACGCGGCCCTGCAGATAGCTGACGCGGTCGTAAGCGAGGGCCTTGCCGCCTGCTGCAACATGCTACCCGGCATAAGGTCAGTCTACATGTGGAAAGGCGAGATGTATGACGAGGAGGAAGTGCTCTGCATCATGAAGACCAGGAGAGCGCTCTTCGACGCGCTCAAGGCCCGCATTCTGGAGCTCCACGGCTACGAGGTCCCGGAGGTCATAGCGATAGATATAAAGGGTGGGCACTCGGATTATCTCAAGTGGATAGACCAGGTCACGGCCGGCTGA
- a CDS encoding multiheme c-type cytochrome produces the protein MTILYTGAMRGELEPCGCSPENLSGGLARLSGFISANGEKLGPYVLVDSGNSLGDDSRQGRLKSDVVVRSFSLMKYDAAALSKHNTHAGSGKSIKKYGLKAVGDVPGGKRSVRVKRGKLALNIIADNTTPPKKGMLNVLLTERPSSEFGQVEGWDVVVTSSGEVLDEPLTSGSAIVVSGYPRGQKLGVLTLSLDENGRISGFSHQWQALGNDIKEDAKIREIINEYDRKVAELVRDEDMPQAGLSPFLGAESCQECHRAYHEGWKDTRHAGAFGTLERAGKPRDPECVQCHSTGYGVEGGFYSISATPNLAGVQCEACHGPGREHAKDFRPMQPAGEPVCVKCHTEERSPNFKYEHYLEGIGH, from the coding sequence TTGACCATACTTTATACCGGGGCCATGAGAGGAGAGCTCGAGCCCTGCGGCTGTTCGCCTGAGAACCTTTCGGGCGGGCTCGCGAGGCTTTCTGGTTTCATAAGCGCGAACGGGGAGAAGCTCGGGCCCTATGTGCTCGTGGACTCTGGCAACTCACTCGGGGACGATTCGCGGCAGGGGAGGCTCAAGTCGGATGTGGTCGTCAGGTCGTTTTCGCTCATGAAGTACGACGCCGCCGCGCTCTCAAAGCATAATACCCATGCCGGTTCGGGGAAATCGATCAAAAAATACGGGCTTAAAGCCGTCGGCGATGTCCCCGGAGGCAAGCGCTCGGTCCGCGTCAAAAGGGGGAAGCTCGCCCTCAATATTATCGCGGACAATACCACCCCCCCGAAAAAAGGCATGCTCAATGTGCTCCTGACGGAGAGGCCCTCATCGGAGTTCGGCCAGGTTGAAGGCTGGGACGTGGTCGTGACCTCCTCCGGAGAGGTCCTGGACGAGCCCCTTACGTCCGGCAGTGCTATCGTCGTCTCCGGATACCCGAGGGGGCAGAAGCTCGGGGTCCTTACTCTCAGCCTTGATGAGAACGGCCGGATTTCGGGGTTCAGCCACCAGTGGCAGGCCCTTGGAAACGATATCAAGGAAGACGCTAAGATACGTGAAATCATTAATGAATATGACAGGAAGGTCGCGGAGCTCGTAAGGGACGAGGACATGCCCCAGGCTGGCCTGAGCCCATTCCTCGGGGCTGAGAGCTGCCAGGAATGCCACCGTGCATACCACGAGGGGTGGAAGGACACGCGACACGCCGGGGCGTTCGGCACCCTTGAGAGGGCCGGTAAACCCAGGGACCCTGAATGCGTGCAGTGCCATTCCACAGGCTATGGAGTGGAAGGCGGTTTCTACAGCATCTCAGCCACCCCGAATCTGGCCGGGGTGCAGTGCGAGGCTTGCCACGGGCCGGGCAGGGAGCATGCGAAGGACTTCAGGCCTATGCAGCCGGCAGGCGAACCCGTATGCGTCAAGTGCCATACGGAGGAGAGGAGCCCGAATTTCAAATACGAGCACTATCTCGAGGGGATAGGGCATTAG
- a CDS encoding chemotaxis protein CheD, protein MLLNAVKAGGQHYLYPGMLFAETGPHSVVTVLGSCVSVCLWDPEKRAGGINHYLLPYWNGEGLRTPKYGNIAVPKLIERLLQAGCSKSRLVAKVFGGGAVLESSGILNVGERNIAFARGALAEAGIHIACEDVGGTQGRKIMFHTGTGEVFVRKIGRHE, encoded by the coding sequence GTGCTCCTGAACGCGGTAAAAGCAGGGGGACAGCACTACCTGTACCCGGGGATGCTCTTTGCCGAGACCGGCCCGCACAGCGTGGTGACCGTCCTCGGCTCCTGCGTCTCGGTCTGCCTGTGGGACCCCGAGAAGAGGGCAGGGGGGATAAACCATTATCTGCTCCCATACTGGAACGGAGAGGGCCTGAGGACTCCAAAGTACGGCAACATCGCGGTCCCGAAGCTCATAGAGCGGCTCCTCCAGGCCGGGTGCAGCAAGTCCAGGCTCGTGGCCAAGGTCTTCGGAGGAGGAGCCGTCCTTGAAAGCTCGGGTATCCTCAACGTCGGGGAGCGGAACATCGCGTTCGCCAGGGGCGCGCTGGCGGAAGCCGGCATACATATCGCCTGCGAGGACGTCGGCGGAACGCAAGGGAGGAAAATAATGTTCCATACCGGCACCGGAGAGGTGTTCGTAAGGAAGATAGGGCGGCATGAATGA
- a CDS encoding cation diffusion facilitator family transporter — MADCCQDKACDIEALKEKQGAVLKAVLAINAVMFLIEAGAGLMAGSTALLADSLDMLGDSLVYGFSLYVLGRGDRWQAASALFKGLIMAAFGFFVLGEAAYRIYNPAVPPADVIVGIGALALFANSICLWLLWRHRSDDINMHSVWLCSRNDIIANVSLFIAAAGVWATGSWWPDMAIGLVIAAVFLRSALFVIGRAARQLKTAV, encoded by the coding sequence ATGGCGGACTGCTGCCAGGACAAGGCATGTGACATAGAGGCCCTCAAGGAGAAGCAGGGCGCGGTCCTCAAGGCCGTGCTGGCCATAAACGCCGTGATGTTCCTTATCGAGGCCGGGGCCGGCCTCATGGCCGGCTCAACGGCACTCCTTGCGGATTCCCTCGACATGCTCGGCGACTCTCTAGTATACGGCTTCAGCCTTTATGTGCTGGGCAGGGGCGACAGGTGGCAGGCGGCGTCGGCGCTTTTCAAGGGGCTTATCATGGCCGCGTTCGGGTTCTTCGTCCTCGGCGAAGCGGCCTATAGGATATACAACCCCGCGGTGCCGCCCGCGGACGTCATAGTCGGGATAGGGGCGCTCGCGCTCTTCGCGAACTCAATATGCCTGTGGCTCCTCTGGAGGCACCGTAGCGACGACATTAACATGCACTCCGTCTGGCTCTGCTCGCGTAACGACATCATAGCCAACGTCTCGCTTTTCATTGCCGCGGCCGGGGTCTGGGCCACAGGCTCGTGGTGGCCTGACATGGCCATAGGCCTTGTCATAGCCGCGGTCTTCCTCCGTTCCGCCCTGTTCGTCATAGGGAGGGCGGCGCGCCAGCTTAAGACGGCAGTCTGA
- a CDS encoding Mut7-C RNAse domain-containing protein, with the protein MNGNPRFFADSMLGKLARWMRTLGYDVEYDPHIDDGELARRAAAGDRVVLTRDTMLVKRKAVRNRAFFITGDRIDDQLREVVSAYPPEKGMLLTRCLRCNAVLEDVPRESVMDKVPPYVYATQEEFSVCPACGRTYWGGTHRAGMLEELKRMLENG; encoded by the coding sequence GTGAACGGAAACCCAAGGTTCTTTGCCGATTCCATGCTCGGCAAGCTCGCAAGGTGGATGAGGACCCTCGGCTACGATGTCGAGTACGACCCCCATATAGATGACGGCGAGCTGGCCAGGAGGGCGGCTGCCGGAGACAGGGTCGTGCTCACCAGGGACACGATGCTTGTCAAGCGGAAGGCGGTCAGGAATAGGGCCTTTTTTATAACCGGCGACCGCATAGACGACCAGCTGAGGGAGGTCGTTTCCGCATATCCTCCGGAAAAGGGGATGCTCCTTACGAGGTGCCTCCGGTGCAATGCCGTGCTGGAGGATGTCCCCCGGGAGTCTGTAATGGATAAGGTCCCGCCTTATGTCTACGCGACCCAGGAAGAGTTCTCCGTGTGCCCGGCCTGCGGGAGGACCTATTGGGGGGGGACCCACAGGGCCGGGATGCTCGAAGAACTTAAGAGAATGCTCGAAAACGGCTGA
- the lepA gene encoding translation elongation factor 4, whose translation MTTKTGNIRNFSIIAHIDHGKSTLSDRLLEYTGSISKREMMDQFLDKMELERERGITIKAQTARLSYKADDGETYTLNLIDTPGHVDFSYEVSRSLSACEGAILVVDASQGVEAQTLAHLYTAVDVGLEIFPVLNKIDLPSADPERIKAEIEEVCGIDASESVLTSAKEGIGIKDVLEAIVKRVPPPGGNAESPLKALVFDSWYDIYQGVIVQIRVYEGTIKKGTRLRFMANGKEFDVDNVGVFAPKPKAVEELGPGEVGFVIAGIKEVRDTSVGDTITDAASPTSEPLPGYKPAKSMVFSGLYPVDSVQYEDLKEAVMKLRLNDSSFTFEPETSLALGFGFRCGFLGLFHMEIIRERLEREYGLELITTAPTVVYRVTKTDGSEMLVENPSNLPSPQFIEKIEEPYILATVHLPSEFLGAILGLCENKRGIQREIKYLSTSRVVVVYEIPLNEIVLDFYDKLKTLTKGYASMDYEYLDFRASELVKLDILINGETVDALSLIVPKERAYARGRELTEKMREIIPRQMFEIAIQAAIGNKVIARETIKAMRKNVTAKCYGGDITRKRKLIEKQKEGKKRMKQVGRVELPQEAFLAVLKVS comes from the coding sequence TTGACTACAAAAACAGGCAACATCCGCAACTTCTCCATTATAGCTCACATAGACCACGGCAAGTCCACGCTCTCGGACAGGCTGCTCGAGTACACGGGGAGCATATCCAAAAGGGAGATGATGGACCAGTTCCTCGACAAGATGGAGCTCGAGCGCGAGCGGGGCATCACCATCAAGGCCCAGACCGCAAGGCTCTCGTACAAGGCCGACGACGGCGAAACCTATACCCTGAACCTCATAGACACCCCCGGCCACGTGGACTTCAGCTACGAGGTCTCCCGCTCGCTTTCCGCGTGCGAGGGGGCCATACTGGTGGTCGACGCCTCCCAGGGCGTCGAGGCGCAGACGCTAGCGCACCTCTACACCGCCGTGGACGTAGGCCTCGAGATATTCCCGGTGCTCAATAAGATAGACCTCCCGTCCGCGGACCCCGAAAGGATCAAGGCGGAGATAGAAGAGGTATGCGGCATCGACGCGAGCGAGTCCGTCCTCACGAGCGCAAAGGAGGGCATAGGCATAAAGGACGTGCTCGAGGCCATCGTGAAGCGCGTGCCTCCCCCGGGCGGCAATGCCGAGAGCCCCTTGAAGGCCCTCGTGTTCGACAGCTGGTATGACATATACCAGGGCGTCATAGTGCAGATACGGGTCTACGAGGGTACGATAAAAAAAGGCACCAGGCTGCGCTTCATGGCCAACGGCAAGGAGTTCGACGTCGACAACGTCGGCGTCTTCGCGCCGAAGCCGAAGGCCGTTGAGGAGCTCGGCCCAGGCGAGGTCGGCTTCGTCATAGCCGGCATAAAAGAGGTCAGGGACACGAGCGTCGGCGACACCATAACGGACGCCGCAAGCCCGACGAGCGAGCCGCTCCCCGGCTACAAGCCCGCCAAGTCGATGGTCTTCAGCGGCCTCTACCCGGTCGACTCGGTCCAGTACGAAGACCTGAAGGAGGCGGTCATGAAGCTCCGCCTGAACGACTCGTCCTTCACCTTCGAGCCGGAGACATCTCTCGCCCTGGGCTTCGGCTTCAGGTGCGGCTTCCTGGGCCTCTTCCACATGGAGATAATAAGGGAGAGGCTGGAGAGGGAATACGGCCTCGAGCTTATAACGACCGCGCCGACTGTCGTATACAGGGTCACGAAGACCGACGGGTCGGAGATGCTCGTGGAAAACCCCTCGAACCTGCCGTCCCCGCAGTTCATCGAGAAGATAGAGGAGCCGTACATACTCGCTACCGTCCACCTCCCGTCCGAGTTCCTGGGCGCGATACTCGGCCTCTGCGAAAATAAAAGGGGCATACAGCGCGAGATAAAGTACCTAAGCACCTCCCGTGTGGTCGTGGTCTATGAGATACCCCTTAACGAGATAGTCCTCGATTTCTATGATAAATTGAAGACCCTCACCAAGGGCTACGCCTCGATGGATTACGAGTACCTTGATTTCAGGGCCTCGGAGCTCGTGAAGCTCGACATACTCATAAACGGCGAGACCGTCGATGCGCTCTCCCTCATAGTGCCGAAGGAGCGGGCTTACGCCAGGGGGAGGGAGCTCACCGAGAAGATGCGCGAGATAATCCCCAGGCAGATGTTCGAGATAGCAATACAGGCCGCCATAGGGAACAAGGTCATCGCCAGGGAGACAATAAAGGCGATGAGGAAGAACGTGACCGCCAAGTGCTACGGCGGCGACATAACCAGGAAAAGGAAGCTCATCGAGAAGCAGAAGGAAGGCAAGAAGCGCATGAAGCAGGTGGGCAGGGTGGAGCTCCCGCAGGAGGCGTTCCTTGCCGTCCTCAAGGTGAGCTGA
- a CDS encoding chemotaxis response regulator protein-glutamate methylesterase — translation MTKKTKVLVIDDSAVVRKVLTTIIGSEPDIEVVGAASDPFIAAEKIAHDVPDVITLDVEMPRMDGITFLQKMMSQHPIPTVVISSLAGSGSETALRALEYGAVEILQKPSIGTKEFLEESRVLICDAVRAASVAKLRRVPVHAAAPAPKLNADAVIAKSRPTKAMLRTTEKVVILGASTGGTEAISDFLMSMPLDSPGIVIVQHMPEKFTASFAKRLDSACRISVKEAEDNDTVIRGRALIAPGNRHMMLKRSGARYYVEIKDGPLVSRHRPSVDVLFRSAAMYAGKNAVGVILTGMGDDGSRGMKEMKEAGSFNIAQDERTSVVYGMPKEAIKAGAVDCVLPLNEIAGRVLKECA, via the coding sequence ATGACGAAAAAGACAAAGGTGCTCGTAATAGACGATTCCGCGGTCGTGAGGAAGGTCCTCACGACCATAATAGGCTCGGAGCCCGACATCGAGGTCGTCGGGGCGGCAAGCGATCCCTTTATCGCGGCAGAGAAGATAGCGCACGACGTGCCTGACGTCATAACCCTCGACGTCGAGATGCCGCGCATGGACGGCATCACCTTCCTGCAGAAGATGATGAGCCAGCACCCGATACCGACGGTCGTCATATCGAGCCTCGCGGGCAGCGGCTCGGAGACAGCCTTGAGGGCGCTTGAATACGGCGCGGTCGAGATATTGCAGAAGCCGTCCATCGGCACGAAGGAGTTCCTCGAGGAATCGCGGGTGCTCATATGCGACGCCGTGAGGGCCGCTTCAGTCGCGAAGCTCAGGCGGGTGCCGGTCCATGCGGCGGCCCCAGCCCCAAAGCTGAACGCGGACGCGGTAATCGCGAAATCCAGGCCCACGAAGGCCATGCTCCGGACGACGGAGAAGGTGGTCATCCTCGGGGCCTCCACCGGCGGCACCGAGGCGATAAGCGATTTCCTCATGTCCATGCCGCTCGATTCGCCCGGCATAGTCATAGTCCAGCACATGCCCGAGAAGTTCACCGCGTCGTTCGCAAAAAGGCTCGACTCCGCGTGCAGGATATCCGTGAAAGAGGCCGAGGACAACGATACGGTCATAAGGGGGAGGGCGCTTATCGCGCCGGGGAACAGGCACATGATGCTCAAAAGGAGCGGCGCGAGATATTACGTCGAGATAAAAGACGGGCCCCTCGTATCCAGGCACAGGCCGTCTGTAGACGTCCTCTTCCGTTCCGCGGCCATGTACGCCGGGAAGAACGCAGTCGGTGTCATACTGACCGGCATGGGCGACGACGGCTCTCGGGGCATGAAGGAGATGAAGGAGGCCGGCTCGTTCAATATCGCGCAGGACGAGCGCACTTCGGTCGTATACGGGATGCCAAAGGAGGCCATAAAGGCCGGGGCAGTGGACTGCGTGCTGCCGCTTAATGAAATAGCTGGGCGGGTCCTGAAGGAATGCGCTTAG
- the lepB gene encoding signal peptidase I — protein sequence MGIEMAEKEKEDKARDEKRKKGHAREIVEAIAIALVLALIIRTFIIQAFKIPSGSMEDTLLVGDHIIVSKLSYGIQVPKPAMIKVLGTTLPFFETTLYRTWGEIERGDVVVFRFPGDRSKDYIKRVVGLPGDRVEIISRKIYINGEEWDDPYGISKGGVYGEEVERSVSFGPYSVPDGAVFAIGDNRDRSYDSRFWGPVPINDIKGKALLIYWSWNSDDGWIRFGRLGQAIK from the coding sequence ATGGGGATAGAGATGGCGGAAAAGGAAAAGGAAGATAAGGCCCGGGACGAGAAACGGAAAAAAGGGCACGCGCGGGAGATAGTCGAGGCGATCGCAATCGCCCTCGTCCTGGCCCTTATCATCAGGACCTTCATCATACAGGCCTTCAAGATACCGTCGGGCTCGATGGAGGACACGCTCCTCGTGGGCGACCACATAATCGTAAGCAAGCTCTCATACGGCATACAGGTGCCCAAGCCCGCCATGATAAAGGTGCTCGGCACGACCCTCCCATTCTTCGAGACCACCCTCTACCGCACCTGGGGGGAGATAGAGCGGGGCGACGTCGTGGTCTTCCGCTTCCCCGGCGACAGGTCGAAGGACTACATAAAGAGGGTGGTCGGGCTTCCTGGCGACCGGGTGGAGATAATATCGAGGAAGATCTACATAAACGGGGAGGAATGGGACGACCCCTACGGCATAAGCAAGGGCGGGGTATATGGCGAGGAGGTCGAAAGGAGCGTATCCTTCGGCCCGTATTCGGTACCCGATGGCGCCGTCTTCGCGATCGGCGACAACCGCGACAGGAGCTACGACTCGCGGTTCTGGGGGCCGGTGCCCATAAATGACATAAAAGGGAAGGCCCTTCTCATCTACTGGTCTTGGAACAGCGATGACGGATGGATAAGGTTCGGGAGGCTAGGCCAGGCAATAAAATAA
- a CDS encoding DsbA family protein, producing MIKRILLLILGLAFIPLAASAAPAPSIKGTYTEVQGKEFKFDGKTVEVVEFLSFYCGSCYKFEESVPVVKGNFPKKIKWTIVPVYWGQASTKPSEAYFLAEEAGKGEDMKKALFRANFIEKRDIGNIEVLESLAAEMGLGFDFSRKLRTGAKTEQARKALDLAREYGINETPSLVIAGNLLTSPHTLNHDLNALKDNAITIIGSILKK from the coding sequence ATGATAAAGAGGATACTTTTACTCATCCTGGGGCTCGCATTCATCCCGCTAGCCGCCTCGGCAGCTCCGGCCCCGTCGATAAAGGGGACCTATACGGAGGTTCAGGGCAAGGAATTCAAGTTCGACGGCAAGACGGTAGAGGTGGTCGAGTTCCTGAGCTTCTATTGCGGGAGCTGCTACAAGTTCGAGGAGTCAGTGCCGGTCGTGAAGGGCAACTTCCCGAAGAAGATAAAATGGACGATAGTGCCCGTATATTGGGGACAGGCGTCTACCAAGCCGAGCGAGGCGTATTTCCTCGCCGAGGAGGCCGGGAAAGGCGAGGATATGAAGAAGGCGCTCTTCAGGGCCAACTTCATAGAGAAGAGGGACATCGGGAACATCGAGGTCCTTGAATCCCTTGCAGCCGAGATGGGGCTCGGGTTCGACTTCAGCAGGAAGCTAAGGACCGGCGCGAAAACGGAGCAGGCGAGGAAAGCGCTCGACCTGGCGAGGGAGTACGGGATAAACGAAACGCCGTCGCTCGTAATAGCGGGGAACCTCCTTACGAGCCCCCACACCCTGAACCACGACCTGAACGCCCTGAAGGACAACGCGATAACCATAATCGGCAGCATACTGAAGAAATAG